From Ipomoea triloba cultivar NCNSP0323 chromosome 5, ASM357664v1, the proteins below share one genomic window:
- the LOC116021114 gene encoding NAC transcription factor 32-like, whose amino-acid sequence MMNSGVGIQNNRRPELDFLPPGFRFHPTDDELVLHYLCRKCASQPISVPVIAEIDLYKFAPWQLPEMALYGEKEWYFFSPRDRKYPNGSRPNRAAGLGYWKATGADKPVGKAQGIKKALVFYAGKAPTGIKTNWIMHEYRLANVDRSAGKGHTLRLDDWVLCRIYNKKGILEKYDNVVAADDQKPKLTGFSPNAMLAPPQSNQSEYLHWHTDSSSSSDQMLSSPELAPEKEVQSSSGWDDLDFQLNNFMAAFPTDDPFNEHFNSFPDILFPLQ is encoded by the exons ATGATGAATAGTGGTGTTGGAATCCAGAATAATCGCCGGCCTGAACTGGACTTTCTTCCGCCGGGGTTCAGATTCCATCCCACCGACGACGAGCTGGTGCTTCACTATCTCTGCCGGAAGTGCGCTTCCCAGCCCATCTCCGTTCCCGTTATCGCCGAAATTGATCTCTACAAGTTCGCCCCATGGCAACTTCCCG AGATGGCGTTGTACGGAGAAAAAGAATGGTACTTTTTCTCGCCGAGGGACCGGAAGTATCCCAACGGTTCGCGCCCCAACAGGGCAGCCGGATTGGGTTACTGGAAGGCCACCGGAGCCGATAAGCCCGTCGGCAAGGCACAGGGAATAAAGAAAGCCCTGGTTTTCTACGCCGGAAAAGCTCCCACAGGAATAAAGACCAACTGGATAATGCACGAGTACCGTCTCGCTAACGTCGACCGCTCCGCCGGCAAGGGCCACACTCTAAGG CTTGATGACTGGGTACTATGCCGGATATACAACAAGAAAGGCATTCTTGAAAAGTACGACAATGTCGTCGCCGCCGACGACCAGAAGCCCAAACTCACCGGATTTTCACCAAATGCGATGTTAGCGCCACCGCAGAGTAATCAGAGTGAGTACTTGCATTGGCACACAGACTCAAGCTCCTCCTCCGACCAAATGCTGTCGTCGCCGGAATTAGCGCCGGAAAAAGAAGTCCAGAGCAGTTCAGGCTGGGATGACCTGGATTTTCAGCTTAACAATTTCATGGCAGCCTTCCCCACCGACGACCCATTCAACGAACACTTCAATTCTTTCCCAGACATCCTCTTTCCACTGCAGTAG